Proteins encoded in a region of the Kryptolebias marmoratus isolate JLee-2015 linkage group LG14, ASM164957v2, whole genome shotgun sequence genome:
- the LOC108246469 gene encoding very long-chain acyl-CoA synthetase, with translation MLAAVLSSVLAGVLVLLVYQGVAYPFFWADLTYYLQLRRYKRTVQARVRRGVLTYLDCFLQQARRTPAKPFIIFESRTLTYQDVDRRSNRFARALGAGGSPEQGDIVALLMCNEPDFVCAWLGLCKLGCEVAFLNVNVKAKSLLHCLRSCGARTLVVGADLVHLVKEVLPDLKQDNVDVWVVDHTSEEFNTLLDKVDNVSGDTLDNIPKVNVMSNFLLIFTSGTTGLPKAARVGHLKAIGSMAFFDMCGATSDDIIYITLPLYHMSASLLGIGGCIHLGATCVLRKKFSASQFWKDCLKHNVTVVQYIGELCRYLLNQPTVPEERAHCVWLAAGSGLRSDIWKKFLTRFGIRAIREGYGLTETSIGFLNYTDEVGPIGRASYFNKLSIPFELLRCDPQTYEPVRTNSGRCVRAQKGEVGILVTPVTTVNQFLGYAGNKVESEKKLLRDVFKVGDTYFNTGDLLLCDHRDFLYFRDRIGDTFRWKGENVSTTEVSEVLGLLDFIQEANVYGVSVPGYEGRAGMSAIVLKQDLELDGKKLYEHLLNTLPLYAWPRFLRIQTCVDVTETFKQQKLKLVREGFDPDVTHDPLFFLDVSQKDYIPLTSVLYQDIVSAKTNL, from the exons ATGCTAGCAGCGGTGTTAAGCAGCGTCTTAGCCGGAGTGTTGGTCCTGCTTGTTTACCAGGGGGTCGCTTATCCCTTCTTCTGGGCGGACTTGACGTATTACCTCCAACTTCGGAGGTACAAGCGGACGGTGCAGGCTCGCGTGCGGCGAGGAGTCCTCACGTACCTCGACTGCTTCCTCCAGCAGGCGAGGAGGACTCCCGCGAAACCCTTCATCATCTTCGAGAGCCGGACCCTGACCTACCAGGACGTGGACAGGAGGAGCAACCGGTTCGCCAGGGCGCTGGGAGCGGGCGGCTCCCCGGAGCAGGGCGACATTGTTGCGCTGTTGATGTGCAACGAGCCGGACTTCGTGTGCGCGTGGCTGGGACTCTGTAAACTCGGCTGCGAGGTGGCCTTCCTGAACGTTAACGTGAAAGCCAAGTCCCTGCTTCACTGCCTGCGGAGCTGCGGAGCCAGGACGCTGGTTGTCGGAGCAG aTTTGGTGCATTTGGTGAAGGAGGTGCTGCCTGATCTGAAACAGGACAACGTTGATGTGTGGGTGGTGGATCACACGTCTGAGGAGTTCAATACTTTACTGGATAAAGTGGACAATGTTTCTGGAGACACTCTGGACAACATCCCAAAAGTTAACGTCATGTCGAACTTCCTGTTGATTTTTACCTCAGGCACCACAG GTCTCCCAAAGGCAGCCCGTGTCGGTCACCTGAAGGCCATCGGGAGCATGGCCTTCTTTGACATGTGCGGCGCGACGTCCGATGACATCATTTACATCACGCTCCCTCTGTACCACATGTCTGCGTCTCTCTTAGGGATTGGAGGATGCATTCACCTCG GTGCTACATGTGTGCTAAGAAAGAAGTTCTCTGCCAGTCAGTTTTGGAAGGACTGTCTAAAACACAATGTGACAGTCGTGCAGTACATCGGCGAGCTGTGTCGGTACCTGCTCAATCAACCCACG GTTCCAGAGGAAAGGGCCCATTGTGTTTGGTTGGCTGCAGGAAGTGGTCTCAGGTCGGATATATGGAAGAAGTTTCTAACACGGTTTGGTATCCGTGCGATCAGGGAGGGTTACGGCTTGACTGAGACCAGCATCGGCTTCCTCAACTACACAGATGAGGTCGGGCCAATCGGGAGGGCCAGCTACTTCAACAAG CTCTCTATTCCTTTTGAGCTTTTGAGATGCGACCCACAAACATACGAGCCGGTCCGAACAAACTCTGGAAGATGCGTGCGAGCACAGAAAG GAGAGGTGGGGATCTTGGTAACTCCGGTGACAACAGTGAACCAGTTCCTGGGCTATGCTGGGAACAAGGTGGAGTCTGAGAAGAAGCTGCTGCGAGATGTGTTCAAAGTCGGGGATACCTATTTCAACACGGGAGACCTACTGCTCTGCGACCACAGGGACTTCCTTTATTTCCGCGACCGAATCGGAGACACGTTCAG ATGGAAAGGAGAGAATGTATCTACCACCGAAGTGTCAGAGGTTTTAGGTCTTCTTGATTTTATCCAGGAGGCCAATGTCTACGGAGTCTCTGTACCAG GATATGAAGGTCGAGCAGGAATGTCCGCTATTGTGTTGAAACAGGACCTCGAACTAGATGGGAAAAAACTCTACGAGCATTTATTGAACACCCTGCCTTTGTATGCGTGGCCCCGCTTCCTCAGAATACAA ACATGCGTGGACGTGACGGAGACCTTCAAGCAGCAGAAGCTTAAACTGGTGCGGGAAGGTTTCGATCCGGACGTGACGCACGATCCTCTATTTTTCTTAGACGTCTCTCAGAAAGATTACATTCCTTTGACTTCAGTTCTATATCAAGACATTGTGTCTGCAAAAACCAATTTGTGA
- the prrc1 gene encoding protein PRRC1: protein MMEESGIETTPPVSPTPLTQASAVSSPPITVGLSSPPPLSGSSSITVGSSSAPPPLPSIPSFPPFSSPLTTISTFPSQLPPASTFASPFTSSAPLPFSASPSLPPQISSIRPPPAPGMSGPPVGPPVGPPMSNFSMSAGYDITRGHAGRTPQTPLMPTFSSPSVMPGVVSNTMVQQPVMTGRLDAGSPITFPEEQEDPRVSGDVNTGGSLWGFFKGVAGNPVVKSVLDKTKHSVESMITTLDPGMAPYIKSGGDIDIVVASDKEVNVEAVRDAFQEVFGMAMVTGEPAQSSIAPQPVGYAAGVKGAQERIDSLRRAGVIHEKQPVVSLEYFIAELFPDKWFDIGCLILEDPCHNICIEVFTQATPLALEYIQQAQSLTPPDYNLRWSGLVVTVGEALERCLPNINRADWHQSLTGTSQRQMIRSAAKALAGIYKQRLPPRTL, encoded by the exons ATGATGGAAGAGAGCGGCATTGAGACGACCCCTCCTGTCAGCCCCACGCCTCTGACACAAGCCTCTGCAGTCAGCAGCCCGCCAATCACTGTCG gtcTGTCGAGTCCTCCGCCGCTGTCGGGCAGCAGCTCCATCACCGTTGGTTCATCCTCGgcccctccccctctcccctccATTCCATCTTTTCCTCCCTTCAGCAGCCCTCTGACCACAATCTCCACCTTCCCCTCCCAGCTGCCCCCAGCCTCCACCTTTGCCTCGCCTTTCACCAGCAGTGcccccctccctttctctgCTTCTCCCTCTCTACCCCCCCAGATCTCTTCCATCAGACCTCCTCCAGCGCCTGGTATGTCAGGCCCTCCCGTAGGCCCTCCTGTAGGCCCGCCCATGTCCAACTTCTCTATGAGTGCTGGATATGACATAACACGGGGTCACGCTGGCCGGACGCCTCAGACGCCACTGATGCCTACATTCTCCAGTCCTTCTGTGATGCCAG GTGTGGTGTCTAACACCATGGTTCAGCAGCCCGTCATGACGGGACGGTTAGACGCCGGGTCTCCGATCACTTTCCCCGAGGAGCAGGAAGATCCTCGAGTGTCGGGAGACGTCAACACTGGAGGGAGCTTATGGGGCTTTTTTAAG GGAGTAGCAGGCAACCCTGTCGTTAAGTCAGTCCTTGATAAAACCAAACACTCTGTGGAGTCCATGATCACTACTCTGGACCCTGGCATGGCTCCATACATCA AGTCCGGTGGGGACATTGATATCGTGGTTGCTTCAGACAAGGAAGTGAACGTGGAAGCAGTCAGAGACGCCTTCCAGGAGGTTTTTGGGATGGCTATGGTCACTGGAGAGCCCGCTCAGTCCAGCATCGCTCCACAGCCAGTGGGCTACGCAGCCGGGGTCAAG GGGGCTCAGGAGCGAATCGACAGCCTGCGTCGAGCTGGTGTGATCCACGAGAAGCAGCCCGTCGTCTCTTTGGAATATTTCATCGCTGAGCTTTTCCCTGACAA GTGGTTTGACATTGGCTGTTTAATCTTGGAGGACCCTTGTCACAACATTTGCATCGAGGTCTTCACCCAGGCTACTCCTTTGGCGTTAGAATACATAcagcag GCCCAGTCCCTGACTCCTCCTGACTACAACCTGCGCTGGTCCGGTCTGGTTGTCACCGTGGGTGAGGCGCTGGAGCGCTGCCTGCCCAACATCAACAGAGCAGACTGGCACCAGTCCCTGACGGGAACGAGCCAGCGCCAGATGATCCGGAGCGCCGCCAAAGCTCTGGCTGGAATCTACAAACAGCGGCTGCCCCCCAGGACTCTGTGA